The genomic window CTCGGTGGCCTGCTCCTCCCAGGATTCGACGAGCAATCGTGCGTCAGCCGGTACCAATCCGTCTACTACCGCAAGAACAtgacgcggccgccgtcgccgcacctcctccgccggctcCGGCAGCAGGAGGCGCTGCAACGGCGGTGCGGCCCGGGCACGGAGCCGTACCGGCGGGCGTCCGAGCGGCTCAGGTCCGGCCAGAACGCCGGCGACGACTTCGTCGCCACGGTCGACGGCTGCGGCTACCTCGTGCTGATATCATACCGCGGCCTCGGCAACCGCATCCTCGCCATCACCTCCGCCTTCCTCTACGCCATGCTCAccggccgcgtcctcctcctcgacccgGGCAAGACCATGGCCGACCTCTTCTGCGAGCCGTTCCAGGCCACGTCGTGGATGCTGCCCGGCGACTTCCCGCTCGAGCACTTCCGGGACCTCGGCGAGGACGCGCCGGAGAGCTACGGGAACGTGGCGGTGAACCGGAGCGGCTCCGTCGCCGGCCTGCGGTTCGTGTACGCGCACCTCGACcacgcggcgacgccggcgaacAGGCTGCTGTACTGCGACGACCACCGCCAGTTCCTCCACCGCGTGCAGTGGGTGATCCTGAGGACGGACAGCTACATCGCGCCGGGGATCTTCCTCAACCCGGCGTACAAGGAGGAGCTCGACATGATGTTCCCCAACAAGGACGCCGTCTTCTACCTCCTCTCCCGGTATCTCCTCCACCCGACCAACGACGTCTGGGGCATGGTCACCAGGTTCTACCACTCCTACCTCAAGAACGCCGACGAGCGGCTGGGCGTCCAGATCAGGGTGTTCGACGGCGACGAGCCGTTCCAGCACATCCTGGACCAGATCCTGGCGTGCACGTCGCAGGAGCGCCTCCTCCCTGGAGTCGTCGTgagcggccacggcggcggcgtcgcgccgccgccgatcgcgCGGTCCAAGGCCGTCCTGACGACGGGGCTCAACTCGTGGTACCACGACAGCATCCGGGACATGTACTGGCGGTCGCCGTCGGCCACCGGCGAGGTGGTGAGCGTGCACCAGCCGAGCCACGAGCTGCACCAGCACTTCTTCCGGAGCACCCACGACATGAAGGCCCTCGCCGAGATGTACCTGCTGAGCTTGACGGACAAGATCGTCACCAGCGGCTGGTCGACGTTCGGCTacgtcggcgccggcctcggcgGCCTCACGCCGTACATCATGATCAAGCCGGAGAACCACACGGTGCCGAACCCGCCGTGCGTCAGGGCCATGTCCATGGAGCCCTGCGACCACGGGCCGCCGTACTTCGAGTGCACCAAGAAAGAGATCGACAAGATCATCGACACCGGCAACCTGGTGCCTCATGTCCGATCATGCGAGGACGTGCCATGGGGACGCAAACTGGCTGATCCTATTAGCTAAACCAAAATAGTAGTATTAATACTGTTTTTGTTCACAATTTATACCATGTTTTTAGTTGTTTTTGCAACCTATggaatagaaaaatatactcctTTTTTGCAAATTAGCCAATAACTGTTCATAGAATATATGATTTATGAATGCTTGATCCTACATACTTCCTTGGATAATTTTACCATTATTGAGAAGTGATTGTATtgttctagtgtaaaatttgatactttcaaatattaaaaaaaattaggatcataaaatttctttactccatccatctcataaaaaacaaacctatTACAGAATACGACTCTTCCGAGCTATGACTACAAATCTGAACAACTCTCATAATAGTAGGATTTTTGTACGTTTGTTTTTATGAGACGGATGCAATAAGTTCATTTATAGATGGAGAAAAATGGTCGTGTAATTCACAGTTATCttggagtagtaattaattcaTTCATGGTTAATCAAAAAGCTTAATGCCTCCGGCTAGATCCTCACAGCGCTTGATGTGCCGTGTCACGTTCTCGCTGACGGCGAGCTTGCCCTGACatgtcgcggcggcgggcggcggcttgTGGAAGCAGGGCTCCATGGATACGGCGCGCACGCACGGCGTCCGGGGGACCTTGTGGTTGAACGCCGTGAGCAGCATCGCCGGCCGCAGCCCGGCGAGCGCGCTGCTCATGTACCCGAACGTCGACATGCCGCTGGTGAGCAGCACGTCGGCGAAGCTGAGCAGGTAGATCTCGGCGAGCGCCTTCTGGTTGTGCGCCCGCTTCCCCATCTCCTGCTTCTCCTCGTGGCTCGGCTGGAACAcgcccacccaccgccgcccgccgccgctcgccgtcgccgcgtgcTCGTAGTACTTGCCCTTCAGCCTCTCGTAGTACTCCACCTGCAGCGACGCGACCAGGAtggccgtcgtcgcgccgccgccggacgtgTTCGTcctggccggcgccggcgcgtcgcCACCGTCGGTGTCCGGCAGGATGCGCTCCTGCGACGAACACGCCATGACCTGCTTGTACATG from Oryza glaberrima chromosome 6, OglaRS2, whole genome shotgun sequence includes these protein-coding regions:
- the LOC127777782 gene encoding galactoside 2-alpha-L-fucosyltransferase-like, with product MERESSTPASSWLGIDEAAPFAGKKATKDAAAADAFVRRWPKVVNATLVAFIMTMPPLLILLGGGRPGAPAVWIKSTVASLAARGEPKKDVLLGGLLLPGFDEQSCVSRYQSVYYRKNMTRPPSPHLLRRLRQQEALQRRCGPGTEPYRRASERLRSGQNAGDDFVATVDGCGYLVLISYRGLGNRILAITSAFLYAMLTGRVLLLDPGKTMADLFCEPFQATSWMLPGDFPLEHFRDLGEDAPESYGNVAVNRSGSVAGLRFVYAHLDHAATPANRLLYCDDHRQFLHRVQWVILRTDSYIAPGIFLNPAYKEELDMMFPNKDAVFYLLSRYLLHPTNDVWGMVTRFYHSYLKNADERLGVQIRVFDGDEPFQHILDQILACTSQERLLPGVVVSGHGGGVAPPPIARSKAVLTTGLNSWYHDSIRDMYWRSPSATGEVVSVHQPSHELHQHFFRSTHDMKALAEMYLLSLTDKIVTSGWSTFGYVGAGLGGLTPYIMIKPENHTVPNPPCVRAMSMEPCDHGPPYFECTKKEIDKIIDTGNLVPHVRSCEDVPWGRKLADPIS